In the genome of Bacteroides mediterraneensis, the window TTACACCATGGCCACGGGACTGGTGCCCGACCACCACGGCCTCGTGGCCAATACGTTCTGGGACCCGGAACGCAAGGAACTTTACAAAATGACCAAGCCGGAAACCCGCAACAACCCTGCCTACTACGGCGGCGAACCTATCTGGATTACAGCCCAGAAACAAGGCATCAAGACAGGCAATATCTACTGGGTAGGCTCCGACATCGCTGTCAAAGGACAGCACCCCACCTACTACCATGTGTACGACCAGAAACCGCGGCTCACACAGACGGAACGTGTGGCCGAGGCGTTGAGATTACTGAAATTGCCGGAAGAAGAGCGGCCTCAACTGATTATGATGTACTTTGAAGATTCCGACACGTACGGTCACAGCTACAGTCCGCACAGCAAGGAAACACGCCGCTGCATCGAAGAGCTGGACGGACTCATGAGATACTTGTGGGAGGGATTGCAGAGCTTGCCTTTCGGAAAGGATATCAACCTGATTGTGACAGCCGACCACGGCATGGCCACGGTAAGTGCCGACCGCTTTGTGCCCATCAAGCACCTGCTGAACGAGAAATGGTACACGCTGATTGACGGTAACCTGCCGGCACAGATTTATACGAAACCGGAATACCGCGACTCGGTGTATCAGGCCTTGCAGGGACTGGACCACGTGCGGGTATGGAAGAAAGAAGAGATTCCGGCTTACCTGCACTACGGCAGCAATCCACGGGTGGGCGACATCCTCGTGCTGCCCGACCTGGGCTGGCTGGTGGAAGAAGGTTCCCGAACGCTTCCCGGAGCTCACGGTTTCGACCCGACCTACGACGACATGCAGGTGATGTTCCGGGCCTGCGGACCCGATTTCAAGAAAGGCTATGAAGCCCCGAAGTTCCGCAACGTATCACTTTATTCCCTGCTGGCCCGCCTGCTGCACGTCACTCCCGAAAAAACGGACGGCAGTCTGGAAGATGTGGGAAACATGCTGATTCAGTGAGCTTTACCCTTCGTCCAAAAACACAAGTACGTTTGAGCTTAAACGCAAGTACGTTTGAATCAAAACGTAAGTGCATTTAAACAAAAACGAGGCCGTCTCAAAATGAAATATAATTTGAGATGGCCTTTTTTGTGTCTGCAAAAAAAATCGGGCAAGCCCAAACTTCGCTCAGTCAGGACTTGCCCGTCTCCCTAATTTTTCGTATCTTAGGGAATCAAGCAATATATCCCAAAGATAATGTTTAAAAACTATACCTCCAACGATAATCTGCTTTTACCTCCGTGTTTAGGCGATTTTATTCCCCAGAACGATCCGGTCCGGGTTGTTCACCGTATCATTGAACAGATCAGCCTGGAAGAACTTTACCGCAAGTACTCCGTCAAAGGCTGTCCGGCCTACCATCCCCGCATGATGCTGCAGATTCTGGTATATGCCTATCTGCGCAATATCTATTCCAGCCGCCGCATTGAGGAGTTCTGCCGCAATGACATCCGCTTCATGTGGCTGACCGGTACCAGGACGCCTGACCACAACACCATCAACCGTTTTCGCAGCAGCCGGCTGAAGGATGTACTCAAGACCGTCTTCGCCACCATCGTGAAGTTCCTCGTGGCGGAGGGCTTTGTAAGTCTGGACGTGGCCTGCACCGACGGGACGAAGATGGAGGCGAACGCCAACCGTTATACGTTCGTCTGGGGCAAGTCCATCCACACCCGCATCTCCAGAATTGCGGAACAGCTTGAGGAGATATGGCGGTACGCCGAGTCCGTCACCAAGCAGGAGCTGCGCGACTCCGCTCCCGTCACTTACCAGGACATCACCCCCGAGAAGGTGGAAAGGGCGCTGGAACAGATACATGAAGCTCTGGAGGGAACGGATGCGGACCGGAAAGTGAAGGCCAAGGTCCGGCGCGTGAGGAAGGCATGGCCCGAACAGCTGAAGAAATACGAATCCCAGGGAAAGATTCTCGACGGGCGCAACAGCTACTCCAAGACAGACCCCGACGCCACGTTCATGCGGATGAAGGAGGACCACATGAGGAACGGGCAGCTCAAGCCCGGATACAACCCGCAGGTCAGTACCAACAGACAGTTCATCCTGAACTATACCCTCCACCAGTGTGCCGGTGACACCTCCACCTATCCCCTGCACATGGAAGACTTCCATTCCCTGTACGGCAGATATCCTGACGTGTCCGTCTGTGACGCCGGGTACGGAAGTGAGGAGAACTACCTGTACGCCTTCAGGCACGGCATCGAAACCTTCATAAAGTACAACTATTTCCACAAGGAACAGAAAAGGAGCTTCAGGAATGACCCGTTCCTGTCTGCCAACTTCTATTATAATGAAGAAACCGACGGCATGTACTGTCCGATGGGACAGAGGATGGAAAGACTCTCCGATGTAAAGCGGACGACAGACAACGGTTTTGTACAGACCATCTCAAGGTACAGGGCACGGAACTGCAAGGGCTGCCCGTTAAGATGCCGGTGTCACAGAAGCCGGTCGGAAAGGATTGTGCAAGTGAATCATCGGCTGAGAAAAATCAAGGAAAGGGAACGTAAGAAACTCCTCTCTGCGGAAGGTCTTAAATACCGGAGCCAGCGGCCGCAGGATGTGGAAGCCGTATTTGGAAACCTCAAGAACAACAAGCACTTCAAGAGGTTCCATCTTCGTGGGCTGAAAAAGGTGGAAATTGAGTTTGGCCTGCTGGCCATAGCGCATAATCTTGCAAAAGTAGCCTCTTAGGAGGCTTCTGACGAGGGAAAAACGGTGTAAAACGTGAAATCTGTAGAAGGAAACTTGTAAATTCCTTTTTGAGGAAAAATCCAAACGACTTCAATCTGATATGAAACGACAGAGGCCATCTCAAGGTTTATTTTGAGACGGCCTCGTTTTTATGCATTATATAAACAGCTGAAAATCAGTCTTCCATCAACTTGCGGTAGCGCACGCGTTTCGGCTCTACATTGCCCATGCGCTTCATCTTGTTTTCCTCGTATTCCGTGTAGGAACCTTCGAAGTAGAACACCTGACTGTCTCCTTCGAATGCCAGGATGTGCGTACAGATACGGTCGAGGAACCAGCGGTCGTGGCTGATGACTACGGCACAGCCTGCAAAGTCTTCCAGACCTTCTTCCAGCGCCCGGAGCGTGTTCACGTCGATGTCGTTGGTCGGCTCGTCGAGCAACAGCACGTTGCCTTCTTCCTTCAGGGCCATGGCCAGATGCAGACGGTTGCGTTCACCACCCGAGAGCATGCCGCAAAGCTTTTCCTGGTCGGAACCGGAGAAATTGAAGCGGCTCAGGTAGGCACGGGCGTTCACGTCGCGGTTGCCCATACGAATCAGGTCGTTGCCTCCGCTGATGACCTGATATACGCTCTTGTTCGGGTCGATGTCCTTGTGTTGCTGGTCCACGTAGGCAATCTTGACGGTATCGCCCACCTCAAACTCGCCCTTGTCCACCGTTTCCAGTCCCATAATCAGGCGGAACAGTGTGGTCTTTCCGGCACCGTTCGGACCAATAACCCCCACAATGCCGTTAGGCGGCAACATGAAGTTCAGGTCGTCAAAAAGCAGCTTTTCGCCATACGCCTTGGCCACGTGCTTGGCCTCGATGACCTTGTTGCCCAGACGCGGACCGTTCGGGATGAAGATTTCCAGTTTCTCTTCCTTCTCCTTCACATCCTCGTTCAAGAGTTTGTCGTACGAATTCAGACGGGCCTTACCCTTGGCCTGGCGGGCCTTGGGAGCCATGCGCACCCATTCCAGCTCGCGTTCCAAAGTCTTGCGGCGCTTGCTGGCCGTCTTTTCTTCCATCTCCATGCGCTTGGTCTTCTGCTCCAGCCAGCTGGAATAGTTACCCTTCCAAGGAATACCTTCGCCACGGTCAAGCTCCAGAATCCATCCGGCCACGTGGTCCAGGAAGTAACGGTCGTGTGTCACCGCAATCACCGTTCCCTCGTACTGCTGCAGGTGCTGTTCCAGCCAGTCGATGCTTTCCGCATCCAAGTGGTTGGTCGGCTCGTCGAGCAACAGGATGTCGGGCTTCTGCAACAGCAGACGGCACAGGGCCACCCGGCGGCGTTCACCTCCGGAGAGATTTTTCACCAGCTGGTCTTCCGGCGGACAGCGCAGGGCATCCATCGCCCGCTCCAGCTTGCTGTCGAGGTTCCACGCATCGGTGGCATCAATGATATCCTGCAGTTCGGCCTGACGCGCAAAGAGGGCGTCCATCTTTTCCGGATCTTCGTAATACTCCGGCAAACCGAACTTCTGGTTGATTTCTTCGTATTCGGCCAGCGTGTCTACCACCTGCTGCACCCCCTCCATCACGACTTCCTTCACGGTCTTCGTGTCGTCGAGCTGGGGTTCCTGTGCCAGATAGCCGACACTGTATCCCGGCGAGAACACCACCTCGCCCTGATAGTTCTTGTCGAGTCCGGCAATGATTTTCATCAACGTAGACTTACCGGAACCGTTCAGACCGATGATTCCGATTTTCGCGCCATAAAAAAAGGATAGGTAGATGTCTTTCAATACCTGCTTGTTGTTCTGGAATGACTTGCTCACTCCCACCATTGAAAAGATAATTTTCTTGTCGTCTGCCATATTCTTTATATTGGTTAAGTTATCTGTTTTTCATTCGTCGCACGAAATAGCGGTGAATGGCTACCTGATAGACCAGCAGTCCCACCATGCAGACCAGCAAGGCCAGCAGGTACTGCCGCTTCATGGAGTCTTCCACGTATTTCCCGAGCACCACGCCCAGCATCACGCCCGACTCCCACAACAGCTGGTAGGTGTGATAGCCTGTCCCCCGCTCACAATGCAGCGGAAGATAAATCATCATCCGCAGGAACTGCAACAGAGACAGTCCCATGCCCAGTCCGAGCAGGAATCCGGCTCCCCACAGGGAATCGCGGCCGTCCGAGAGGTAAAGCATCAGCAAGGCAAGGCCCATCAGCACAAGACCTGCCGCATTCAGGAAGCGTCCGTCGGCCTGACTGCGGAACATCCGGTCGAGCAACAGGAAGGCCACAAATCCGACCATTGCACAAATGTAGAAAAAACTATCGAATATCGTACTGAATACCACCCCCAAAATGAAGGGAACCACCATCATGTTCAGTCCCGGAAGCAAGGTACGGAACAGCAGAAAGCGGTCGAACGACATCAGCGGCAAATCCAGCGGCGCACGGAAACAGACTTCCACCATCGATACCAGCAGGATAGGTATCACACACAGGATGGCAAACAGGTACAGTTCGTACTGGAAGGAAAGGAAATTTCCCAGACTGTATCCACCCCAGATGCCACACAGCATGCCGAGCACACCCGACCACGTGAAAGTGAGGTTGGCCCTGTTCCTACAATGGCTGGGCGTCACGTCGATGACCAGCGTACTACCCATCGACATCAGCACGACTCCAAACAAGGCTCCCTGCAACACCCGAAGCGCTATGATGGTTCCTATCCCCGGAGAATACGGATAAATCAGTCCCACCAACGCCAGCAACAGGATGCTGCGCGTGCACACGGCTTTACGCTTGAACATATCGACCAAGTAATTATTGAAAACGCCGAAGATGTACAAGGAAATTCCGAAAATGGCAATGGTGCCTCCGGCCTGAAGGTTGGTATAGCCTCCCTCGCCCACCATCCACCGATGCAGCACCGGGAAGAGCATATACACCGCCGTGTACAGGAAAAAATTCGCTGTAAGTAAAAGATTAAAACTACGATTCCACATTCTTTTTTTCTTTTCTCGTCTCTATCTTGTCTAAAACACAGATGCACAGACTGTACCACCTGCCGGAAACTGACCGCCCGGTCCTACAGTCCATGCACCTTTATGCCTTGTCAAAAAAACAACAGGCTTAATACTGCTCCGACTCATTGGGGAAGTCGCTCGACTTCACATCGGCCACGTAATGCCCGATGGCATCCGTCATCACCGTATTCAGGTCGGCGTATCGCCGCAGGAAGCGTGGGCTGAATCCTTTGGTCATACCCAGCATATCGGTCACCACCAGCACCTGTCCGTCAACTCCACCTCCGGCACCGATACCGATTACGGGGATGGTCAGCTCCTTAGCCACACGGGCTGCCAGTTCGGCCGGAATCTTTTCCAGCACCAGTGCGAAGCAGCCGGCTTCTTCCAGCAGACGGGCGTCTTTTATCAGTTTCTCGGCCTCAGCCTCTTCCTTGGCCCTCACGCCGTAGGTGCCATACTTGTTGATGGACTGCGGCATCAGCCCCAGATGTCCCATCACCGGCATGCCGGCTCCGATAATACGGCGAATCACATCGATGACTTCTTCTCCGCCTTCCAGCTTCAACGCATCGGCATGCGTCTCTTTCATGATACGGATGGCATTGCGTACCCCGTCGAACGGGTCGGCCTGATACGAGCCAAAAGGCATGTCCACAACCACCAGTGCGCGCTTCACGCCGCGCATCACCGATTTGCCATGATAAATCATCTGGTCCACCGTGATAGGAAGGGTGGTCACATTCCCGGCCATCACATTCGAAGCCGAATCTCCTACCAGAATCACGTCCACTCCGGCACCGTCTACAATCTGCGCCATGGTATAGTCATAAGAGGTCAGCATGGAGATTTTTTCACCTCTTTGTTTCATTTCAATCAAACGGTGAGTCGTCACTTTGCGAGTATCACCTGAAAGATATCCTGCCA includes:
- a CDS encoding ectonucleotide pyrophosphatase/phosphodiesterase, which codes for MKKFISLCIAWCFCLTLWAGKHYTVVVSLDGFRWDYPKMYDTPFFDQMASEGVKATMIPSFPSKTFPNHYTMATGLVPDHHGLVANTFWDPERKELYKMTKPETRNNPAYYGGEPIWITAQKQGIKTGNIYWVGSDIAVKGQHPTYYHVYDQKPRLTQTERVAEALRLLKLPEEERPQLIMMYFEDSDTYGHSYSPHSKETRRCIEELDGLMRYLWEGLQSLPFGKDINLIVTADHGMATVSADRFVPIKHLLNEKWYTLIDGNLPAQIYTKPEYRDSVYQALQGLDHVRVWKKEEIPAYLHYGSNPRVGDILVLPDLGWLVEEGSRTLPGAHGFDPTYDDMQVMFRACGPDFKKGYEAPKFRNVSLYSLLARLLHVTPEKTDGSLEDVGNMLIQ
- a CDS encoding IS1182 family transposase; translated protein: MFKNYTSNDNLLLPPCLGDFIPQNDPVRVVHRIIEQISLEELYRKYSVKGCPAYHPRMMLQILVYAYLRNIYSSRRIEEFCRNDIRFMWLTGTRTPDHNTINRFRSSRLKDVLKTVFATIVKFLVAEGFVSLDVACTDGTKMEANANRYTFVWGKSIHTRISRIAEQLEEIWRYAESVTKQELRDSAPVTYQDITPEKVERALEQIHEALEGTDADRKVKAKVRRVRKAWPEQLKKYESQGKILDGRNSYSKTDPDATFMRMKEDHMRNGQLKPGYNPQVSTNRQFILNYTLHQCAGDTSTYPLHMEDFHSLYGRYPDVSVCDAGYGSEENYLYAFRHGIETFIKYNYFHKEQKRSFRNDPFLSANFYYNEETDGMYCPMGQRMERLSDVKRTTDNGFVQTISRYRARNCKGCPLRCRCHRSRSERIVQVNHRLRKIKERERKKLLSAEGLKYRSQRPQDVEAVFGNLKNNKHFKRFHLRGLKKVEIEFGLLAIAHNLAKVAS
- the ettA gene encoding energy-dependent translational throttle protein EttA, coding for MADDKKIIFSMVGVSKSFQNNKQVLKDIYLSFFYGAKIGIIGLNGSGKSTLMKIIAGLDKNYQGEVVFSPGYSVGYLAQEPQLDDTKTVKEVVMEGVQQVVDTLAEYEEINQKFGLPEYYEDPEKMDALFARQAELQDIIDATDAWNLDSKLERAMDALRCPPEDQLVKNLSGGERRRVALCRLLLQKPDILLLDEPTNHLDAESIDWLEQHLQQYEGTVIAVTHDRYFLDHVAGWILELDRGEGIPWKGNYSSWLEQKTKRMEMEEKTASKRRKTLERELEWVRMAPKARQAKGKARLNSYDKLLNEDVKEKEEKLEIFIPNGPRLGNKVIEAKHVAKAYGEKLLFDDLNFMLPPNGIVGVIGPNGAGKTTLFRLIMGLETVDKGEFEVGDTVKIAYVDQQHKDIDPNKSVYQVISGGNDLIRMGNRDVNARAYLSRFNFSGSDQEKLCGMLSGGERNRLHLAMALKEEGNVLLLDEPTNDIDVNTLRALEEGLEDFAGCAVVISHDRWFLDRICTHILAFEGDSQVFYFEGSYTEYEENKMKRMGNVEPKRVRYRKLMED
- a CDS encoding MFS transporter; translation: MWNRSFNLLLTANFFLYTAVYMLFPVLHRWMVGEGGYTNLQAGGTIAIFGISLYIFGVFNNYLVDMFKRKAVCTRSILLLALVGLIYPYSPGIGTIIALRVLQGALFGVVLMSMGSTLVIDVTPSHCRNRANLTFTWSGVLGMLCGIWGGYSLGNFLSFQYELYLFAILCVIPILLVSMVEVCFRAPLDLPLMSFDRFLLFRTLLPGLNMMVVPFILGVVFSTIFDSFFYICAMVGFVAFLLLDRMFRSQADGRFLNAAGLVLMGLALLMLYLSDGRDSLWGAGFLLGLGMGLSLLQFLRMMIYLPLHCERGTGYHTYQLLWESGVMLGVVLGKYVEDSMKRQYLLALLVCMVGLLVYQVAIHRYFVRRMKNR
- the panB gene encoding 3-methyl-2-oxobutanoate hydroxymethyltransferase, encoding MAGYLSGDTRKVTTHRLIEMKQRGEKISMLTSYDYTMAQIVDGAGVDVILVGDSASNVMAGNVTTLPITVDQMIYHGKSVMRGVKRALVVVDMPFGSYQADPFDGVRNAIRIMKETHADALKLEGGEEVIDVIRRIIGAGMPVMGHLGLMPQSINKYGTYGVRAKEEAEAEKLIKDARLLEEAGCFALVLEKIPAELAARVAKELTIPVIGIGAGGGVDGQVLVVTDMLGMTKGFSPRFLRRYADLNTVMTDAIGHYVADVKSSDFPNESEQY